The following DNA comes from Sceloporus undulatus isolate JIND9_A2432 ecotype Alabama unplaced genomic scaffold, SceUnd_v1.1 scaffold_3822, whole genome shotgun sequence.
TTGTGTGCATATTTACCCTGTCAAGAAGATTGGCAGGGGCACTGCATGCTCCTTTTAAAGTCTGTTGAAGAAATTCCACCTGGTTAGAAATTTTATCCTTGATGCCTAAAACAAAGACAGAATTATCAGAGATCATTTACTTGTGCTATTTGATAATAGTAAAGTATCAGGAAGAATAATATTTATTCTGGGAAGGTTAAAGCCAGATTCACATGTCCAGAAGCAGAAACtgcaattaataataattctatgtttttaatactacaacaacaataactactactactactaataataattttatttatataccaccattcCAAGGATGGAGACTGCAAGATGAATTATTATGAAGACAGAGAcagatatttcattatttataatAATGGGTCTAACAATGTGCACTGACAAAATTCTAGAGAAAAAAATAACAGGAGTCACATACAGCTGCCATATAAATATTCTTGTAAATGACAATAGTGCACACAAGAGATTCATGAAAAGCCattctaaactttttttttttaacagaaaactgAGCACAAAATACTACACAGGAAACCTAAATGAGAATCTGCCCCAAAAATCTATAGTAAGAATACCTTCAGGAACTTTAAGTATCTTCTTATTCTGCTCACACCAGCCAACTGGGTGCAAATCAGCTGTCATGATATCACACCAGAAATCAGCTTTGCGGTCCTCTCCATAACCATCATATCGCAATAGCAGTAACTGCCCACAGGTTGTAATGATTGTAGCAATCCAGTATGTGTCAGGGCCAGGTTTAACAGCAACTTCCAGTTTCATGCCTGGGGTAAAGCCATTTTGTAGGCTAGTGTCCACCTTAACATAATTAATGAAGGTAGATGTTAATacagcacaattaaaaataattgttaacaATTGTGAATGCTGCACTGACCAATGAGGTTGCAGTGGAAGCTTTGTAATGAATTAATGACCAtgctaaaaacatataaaacttaAAGGACATTTTAAACTGAGCAAATATAACCATACATTCttctgtaaaaaaataaacatactgTTGAAACAGAGTTTGTTGCCTTTACTAGCAATACAAGGtattcacagaaaaaaaatacagggCATACGACTTCATTCACTACAAAGGTTTCACAGGCTACTAAAAATGGTTAGAACTTATAAACAGAGACAAAGATTCAAACAACTAAAAATTCTTAAATATGCAGAACGTAACATCAGTTATACAGCAATCTTGGAACATCATGGTTCGAATATTTGTGGATTAGAATCAACGTATGCATACAATTTTCTCTTATGCTCAAACAGCACCCTCTTATGGTAGTCTAGTAAGAATGCaatatatgaaatatgaaaagagTGTataatgcaatcctatacatgtcttcTGAGAAGTCTCACTGAGTTTAAAGGGGGTTATTCTGAAGTAATTACCATAACATTACAgtcttagcccccccccccccgggttttaTTTTAAAGGTATCCACTGTGAAATAGCAGCTACACTGAGGGGAAAAAGTTACCAGTCGTCCAGCCATTTTAGAATCTGATATATCTCCAAACTGGGTTGCAGTAATTCTACAAAATTTTCAATTGCTACACTATATTGTATAATTGGCAGGTTTTGTATTAGAAGATGGTCCACTCACATTTCCTACTGGGTTGTTTTCACTGAGCTGTGAGAACAACcataagaaaaaataaacatatggtgataaaataaatgtaacaCAACTGCTCAGATTTCATTCTGTCTTTTTGTGTAAATACGGTATTTGGCATCATATAAGATATTCTTTGAATAAATGAAGATATCAGCTAATATTTCTGAACAAAAAAC
Coding sequences within:
- the LOC121918077 gene encoding scm-like with four MBT domains protein 1, with product VDTSLQNGFTPGMKLEVAVKPGPDTYWIATIITTCGQLLLLRYDGYGEDRKADFWCDIMTADLHPVGWCEQNKKILKVPEGIKDKISNQVEFLQQTLKGACSAPANLLDR